In Glycine max cultivar Williams 82 chromosome 7, Glycine_max_v4.0, whole genome shotgun sequence, a single window of DNA contains:
- the LOC100808837 gene encoding NEDD8-activating enzyme E1 catalytic subunit isoform X1 has translation MADTSSRSRDLDKLLLRPGNLVGPRFEPGPELRDDLQAFAKVLVVGAGGLGCELLKDLALSGFRNLEVIDMDRIEVTNLNRQFLFRLTSYISFLQHHLLLLLLLTCFACRLEDVGKPKAEVAAKRVMERISGVEIVPHFCRIEDKEIEFYNNFNIIALGLDSIEARSYINTVACSFLEYDSDDNPQEETIKPMVDGGTEGFKGHARVIMPGITPCFECTIWLFPPQVKFPLCTLAETPRTAAHCIEYAHLIKWNEVHGGVAFDPDNPEHMKWVYDEAVKRAELFGIPGVTYSLTQGVVKNIIPAIASTNAIISAACALETLKIATECSKTLSNYLTYNGSEGLHTEVAEFERDKDCLVCGPGIRIELDPSITLQKFMDLLEEHPKLRLSKASITHRGKNLYMQAPPVLEEMTRSNLNLSLFNLMGKLPKDVVHVNGTTIKNDQKFSCLRKLRVVFKGVDGVTDMDTAGGA, from the exons ATGGCGGATACCTCAAGCCGATCAAGAGACCTCGACAAGCTCCTTCTCCGCCCTGGCAATCTCGTCGGTCCTAGGTTCGAACCTGGCCCTGAG TTGCGAGATGACCTTCAGGCCTTCGCCAAAGTGTTGGTGGTTGGGGCTGGTGGCTTGGGTTGCGAATTGTTGAAGGATTTAGCCCTCTCTGGTTTCCGAAACCTTGAGGTCATTGACATGGATCGCATAGAAGTTACCAATCTCAACCGCCAATTCTTGTTCAGGTTAACTTCATACATTTCTTTTTTACAACATCATCTActgcttttgttgttgttaactTGCTTTGCTTGTAGACTTGAAGATGTTGGCAAACCCAAAGCCGAGGTAGCTGCCAAGCGTGTCATGGAGAGAATTAGTGGTGTGGAAATCGTGCCGCACTTTTGCAGGATCGAGGACAAGGAAATTGAATTTTACaacaattttaacattattgcCCTTGGTCTTGATTCCATTGAGGCCCGCAGTTATATCAATACTGTTGCCTGCAGTTTTCTAG AGTACGATTCTGATGATAATCCACAAGAAGAGACAATCAAACCTATGGTGGATGGTGGGACTGAAGGTTTCAAGGGCCATGCTAGGGTTATCATGCCAGGGATTACACCATGCTTTGAGTGTACTATCTGGCTTTTTCCACCTCAAGTGAAGTTTCCTTTGTGTACCCTGGCTGAAACCCCTAGAACTGCTGCTCACTGTATTGAATACGCCCACTTGATTAAGTGGAATGAG GTTCATGGCGGAGTGGCTTTTGATCCAGATAACCCTGAGCATATGAAATGGGTCTATGACGAG GCTGTCAAGAGGGCTGAGCTTTTTGGCATTCCTGGGGTTACTTATTCTCTTACCCAG GGTGTCGTGAAGAACATCATACCAGCTATAGCTTCAACAAATGCAATTATATCAGCAGCATGTGCACTAGAAACATTAAAGATTGCAACAGAGTGCAGCAAAACTTTGTCGAACTATTTAAC GTATAATGGATCAGAAGGCCTCCATACTGAAGTTGCAGAATTTGAAAGGGACAAGGACTGTCTTGTGTGTGGTCCTGGTATACGAATTGAACTAGACCCTTCAATCACATTGCAAAag TTCATGGATCTTCTGGAAGAACATCCTAAGTTGCGATTATCAAAAGCTAGTATTACACATCGAGGAAAGAATCTGTACATGCAAGCTCCCCCTGTATTGGAAGAAATGACTCGATCAAACCTGAATCTATCTCTTTTTAATCTCATGGGTAAATTGCCCAAGGATGTTGTGCATGTGAATGGTACAACAATCAAGAACGACCAAAAGTTTTCCTGTTTGAGAAAATTACGTGTTGTTTTCAAGGGAGTTGACGGGGTTACAGATATGGATACAGCTGGAGGAGCATAA
- the LOC100808837 gene encoding NEDD8-activating enzyme E1 catalytic subunit isoform X2 yields the protein MADTSSRSRDLDKLLLRPGNLVGPRFEPGPELRDDLQAFAKVLVVGAGGLGCELLKDLALSGFRNLEVIDMDRIEVTNLNRQFLFRLEDVGKPKAEVAAKRVMERISGVEIVPHFCRIEDKEIEFYNNFNIIALGLDSIEARSYINTVACSFLEYDSDDNPQEETIKPMVDGGTEGFKGHARVIMPGITPCFECTIWLFPPQVKFPLCTLAETPRTAAHCIEYAHLIKWNEVHGGVAFDPDNPEHMKWVYDEAVKRAELFGIPGVTYSLTQGVVKNIIPAIASTNAIISAACALETLKIATECSKTLSNYLTYNGSEGLHTEVAEFERDKDCLVCGPGIRIELDPSITLQKFMDLLEEHPKLRLSKASITHRGKNLYMQAPPVLEEMTRSNLNLSLFNLMGKLPKDVVHVNGTTIKNDQKFSCLRKLRVVFKGVDGVTDMDTAGGA from the exons ATGGCGGATACCTCAAGCCGATCAAGAGACCTCGACAAGCTCCTTCTCCGCCCTGGCAATCTCGTCGGTCCTAGGTTCGAACCTGGCCCTGAG TTGCGAGATGACCTTCAGGCCTTCGCCAAAGTGTTGGTGGTTGGGGCTGGTGGCTTGGGTTGCGAATTGTTGAAGGATTTAGCCCTCTCTGGTTTCCGAAACCTTGAGGTCATTGACATGGATCGCATAGAAGTTACCAATCTCAACCGCCAATTCTTGTTCAG ACTTGAAGATGTTGGCAAACCCAAAGCCGAGGTAGCTGCCAAGCGTGTCATGGAGAGAATTAGTGGTGTGGAAATCGTGCCGCACTTTTGCAGGATCGAGGACAAGGAAATTGAATTTTACaacaattttaacattattgcCCTTGGTCTTGATTCCATTGAGGCCCGCAGTTATATCAATACTGTTGCCTGCAGTTTTCTAG AGTACGATTCTGATGATAATCCACAAGAAGAGACAATCAAACCTATGGTGGATGGTGGGACTGAAGGTTTCAAGGGCCATGCTAGGGTTATCATGCCAGGGATTACACCATGCTTTGAGTGTACTATCTGGCTTTTTCCACCTCAAGTGAAGTTTCCTTTGTGTACCCTGGCTGAAACCCCTAGAACTGCTGCTCACTGTATTGAATACGCCCACTTGATTAAGTGGAATGAG GTTCATGGCGGAGTGGCTTTTGATCCAGATAACCCTGAGCATATGAAATGGGTCTATGACGAG GCTGTCAAGAGGGCTGAGCTTTTTGGCATTCCTGGGGTTACTTATTCTCTTACCCAG GGTGTCGTGAAGAACATCATACCAGCTATAGCTTCAACAAATGCAATTATATCAGCAGCATGTGCACTAGAAACATTAAAGATTGCAACAGAGTGCAGCAAAACTTTGTCGAACTATTTAAC GTATAATGGATCAGAAGGCCTCCATACTGAAGTTGCAGAATTTGAAAGGGACAAGGACTGTCTTGTGTGTGGTCCTGGTATACGAATTGAACTAGACCCTTCAATCACATTGCAAAag TTCATGGATCTTCTGGAAGAACATCCTAAGTTGCGATTATCAAAAGCTAGTATTACACATCGAGGAAAGAATCTGTACATGCAAGCTCCCCCTGTATTGGAAGAAATGACTCGATCAAACCTGAATCTATCTCTTTTTAATCTCATGGGTAAATTGCCCAAGGATGTTGTGCATGTGAATGGTACAACAATCAAGAACGACCAAAAGTTTTCCTGTTTGAGAAAATTACGTGTTGTTTTCAAGGGAGTTGACGGGGTTACAGATATGGATACAGCTGGAGGAGCATAA
- the LOC100809917 gene encoding uncharacterized protein, giving the protein MLMEVAVELEDDLFFADLSKQISQLIMDEDEDPLPTCPPDSLQTFPGSIYPPPQSGFLYEQALIRQSKGTGVFIPQSTQPRRKHRKGRSSSNAKYQKQTQDTKTVSQVPITSSFKPKNG; this is encoded by the exons ATGCTTATGGAGGTTGCTGTGGAACTGGAAGATGACCTATTTTTTGCAGACTTGAGCAAGCAAATTTCTCAACTAATTatggatgaagatgaagacCCCCTTCCTACTTGTCCTCCTGATTCTCTTCAG ACTTTTCCTGGATCAATCTATCCTCCTCCACAGTCTGGTTTCCTCTACGAGCAGGCTTTGATAAGACAAAGCAAAGGGACAGGGGTGTTTATCCCCCAATCTACACAGCCTAGAAGGAAGCACAGGAAAGGAAGATCAAGCTCAAACGCTAAGTATCAAAAGCAGACTCAAGATACAAAAACGGTTTCTCAAGTTCCTATAACAAGTTCTTTCAAACCCAAAAATGGTTga
- the LOC100809384 gene encoding Glucose and ribitol dehydrogenase-like, with amino-acid sequence MASNKESKFPAQSQKTQPGKEHVMNPLPQATNPDHKAANKLQGKVALVTGGDSGIGRAVCLCFAKEGATVAFTYVKGHEDRDKDDTLKMLLEAKTSGADNPLAIAADIGFDENCKQVIDLVVKEYGRLDVLVNNAAEQHLTNSVEEITQQQLERVFGTNIFSQFFLVKHALKHMKEGSCIINSTSVNAYNGNPEALDYTATKGAIVAFTRGLSQQLASRGIRVNGVAPGPVWTPIQPASKPAEMIQNLGCEVPMNRVAQPCEIAPCYLFLATCQDSSYFTGQVLHPNGGMVVNA; translated from the exons ATGGCAAGCAATAAGGAGTCTAAGTTCCCAGCACAGAGCCAGAAAACTCAGCCAGGAAAAGAACATGTAATGAATCCACTCCCACAAGCCACAAATCCTGATCACAAGGCCGCCAATAAACTCCAG GGAAAGGTGGCGTTGGTGACAGGAGGTGACTCAGGAATTGGCAGAGCGGTTTGCCTGTGTTTCGCAAAAGAGGGTGCAACCGTGGCCTTTACATACGTAAAGGGCCATGAGGACAGGGATAAAGATGATACTCTGAAGATGCTGCTTGAAGCTAAGACAAGTGGTGCAGACAATCCATTGGCAATAGCAGCGGATATTGGCTTTGATGAGAACTGCAAACAGGTCATTGACCTTGTTGTCAAAGAATATGGCCGCCTTGATGTTCTGGTCAACAATGCAGCTGAGCAGCATTTGACAAACTCTGTTGAGGAAATCACACAACAGCAGCTTGAGAGAGTCTTCGGAACCAACATCTTTTCTCAGTTCTTTTTGGTCAA GCATGCTCTGAAGCACATGAAAGAAGGGAGCTGCATCATAAACTCTACTTCAGTTAATGCATACAATGGGAATCCAGAAGCGTTGGACTACACTGCTACCAAGGGAGCAATTGTGGCCTTCACCAGAGGTCTTTCTCAGCAGCTAGCGAGTAGGGGAATTAGGGTGAATGGTGTGGCACCTGGCCCAGTTTGGACGCCAATACAACCAGCTTCAAAGCCTGCTGAGATGATTCAGAACTTGGGGTGTGAGGTGCCAATGAACCGCGTGGCTCAGCCTTGTGAGATTGCACCATGTTATTTGTTCTTGGCAACTTGTCAGGACTCTTCCTACTTTACTGGCCAAGTCCTCCATCCAAATG GTGGGATGGTCGTCAACGCTTAA
- the LOC100785684 gene encoding E3 ubiquitin-protein ligase RHF1A gives MANFTSSSPLPLTLTMSHISTPSSSAAFDDSSEDACSICLEPFSTHDPATITSCKHEYHLHCILEWSQRSKECPICWQLLILKDPASQELLNAVEAEKRLSSRTVYSHAFTDSRSPLHRLNNDQDDSDFDEQLTQHLVSAASRARYICRGERQRSPGAGPSEVLVFNSSMHASGMQSTLTTSPSSGVPSTSAFSSVGMVTTNTSSESDMPCKPRVIYSQPSPENARRLNTSEIFSFPESFKSKLSAASARCKESISKNTRGLKEKLIARNASVKELSKGVQREMNAGIAGVARMVERLDLTSKRSSSPLIPVKGKSVQENGVEQFPNKEESGVLVADVTSNAASLDSSLVAVGVEIPPSCVQSGHDAVMT, from the exons ATGGCGAATTTCACCTCTTCTTCTCCCTTACCTCTAACTCTAACTATGTCACACATTTCAACTCCGTCATCTTCTGCGGCTTTCGACGACAGTTCCGAGGATGCCTGCAGCATATGTCTAGAGCCATTCAGCACCCATGACCCTGCCACC ATTACCAGTTGCAAACATGAATATCATCTGCACTGTATTCTTGAATG GTCGCAGAGAAGCAAAGAATGCCCAATATGTTGGCAGTTACTTATCTTGAAAGACCCTGCCag CCAAGAGCTTCTAAATGCAGTGGAAGCTGAAAAACGCTTAAGTTCAAGAACTGTATATTCACATGCATTCACTGATTCTCGTAGTCCCCTTCATCGGCTTAACAATGACCAA GATGATTCTGATTTTGATGAACAACTTACGCAGCACCTAGTTTCTGCTGCAAGTAGAGCTCGTTATATCTGCAGAGGGGAAAGGCAGAGATCCCCTGGAGCAGGTCCTTCAGAGGTTCTTGTTTTTAACTCTTCTATGCATGCGTCAGGGATGCAATCAACACTTACAACTTCACCATCTTCTGGTGTGCCTTCAACATCTGCTTTTTCCTCTGTTGGCATGGTTACAACAAATACTTCTTCTGAGAGTGACATGCCTTGCAAACCCAG AGTTATTTATAGCCAGCCATCACCGGAGAATGCAAGGAGACTAAACACTTCTGAGATATTCTCCTTCCCTGAGTCCTTCAAATCCAAACTTTCTGCTGCTTCAGCCAG ATGTAAGgaatcaatttcaaaaaatactcGTGGTCTTAAAGAGAAGTTGATTGCACGTAATGCCTCAGTGAAAGAGCTGAGTAAAGGTGTTCAGCGTGAGATGAATGCAGGCATTGCTGGTGTTGCAAGGATGGTTGAACGCCTTGATCTCACCTCGAAACGGTCCTCGTCTCCTCTCATTCCTGTAAAAGGGAAGTCTGTCCAAGAGAATGGTGTTGAGCAGTTTCCTAATAAAGAGGAGAGTGGAGTTTTGGTTGCTGATGTTACATCTAATGCTGCCTCACTCGATTCTAGCTTGGTTGCTGTTGGAGTAGAAATTCCTCCTTCATGTGTTCAG AGTGGACATGATGCTGTGATGACTTAG
- the LOC100786205 gene encoding DEAD-box ATP-dependent RNA helicase 58, chloroplastic isoform X1 — protein MESNTLSLLSPLATLRVLSSEKLAPTNCYILRSYNHFLKHFSSSTTNLKLGTPQAILNTSPIAPSEVTTPTLRELCQSHVPEHILQRMEEIGYVMPTDIQREALPYLFSGLDCILHAQTGSGKTLTYLLLIHSIINAAKSSVQALVLVPTRELGMQVTKVARTLAAKPTGVDGEQKSCSIMALLDGGTLKRHKTWLKAEPPTIVVATVGSLCQMLERHFFSLETVRVLIVDEVDCIFNSSKQVSSLRKILTSYSSCNNRQTVFASASIPQHNRFIHDSVQQKWTKRDVVHIHVSAVEPMPSRLYHRFVICDTKRKLHTLLSLIQSDAPESGIIFVAEQSEKSKKAGKAPSTSLLIDFLKTSYQGDLDILLLEDKMNFNSRAASLLEVRKGGGYLLVATDIAARGFDLPEMSHIYNFDLPRTAIDYLHRAGRTCRKPFSDINCTVTSIIVPDERFVLQRYENELMFNCEELVP, from the exons ATGGAGAGCAACACACTCTCACTGTTGTCGCCTCTTGCTACTTTGCGCGTTCTTTCATCTGAAAAGTTAGCTCCTACTAACTGTTACATCCTTCGTTCATACAACCATTTTCTCAAACACTTTTCCTCCTCCACCACTAACCTCAAGCTCGGAACTCCACAGGCCATTCTAAATACTTCTCCTATAGCCCCTTCAGAGGTCACCACTCCCACTCTCAGAGAATTATGCCAATCGCATGTTCCCGAACATATACTGCAAAG GATGGAAGAGATTGGTTATGTAATGCCTACAGATATCCAGAGGGAAGCACTGCCTTACCTTTTTTCCGGGCTTGACTGCATACTTCATGCTcag aCAGGTTCTGGGAAGACACTCACATACCTGCTTTTGATCCATTCCATCATCAATGCTGCAAAATCTTCCGTGCAAGCCCTAGTTCTGGTACCCACCCGGGAACTTGGCATGCAA GTCACCAAGGTTGCTAGGACATTGGCTGCAAAGCCAACTGGAGTTGATGGGGAGCAGAAGTCATGTTCCATCATGGCTCTGCTAGATGGAGGAACACTGAAAAGACACAAGACTTGGTTAAAG GCAGAGCCTCCAACAATAGTGGTTGCAACAGTTGGGAGTTTATGCCAAATGCttgaaagacattttttttcacttgaaaCTGTGCGGGTGCTGATTGTTGATGAG GTTGACTGcattttcaattcttcaaaGCAAGTGAGTTCTCTTCGAAAGATTTTGACTTCATATTCATCTTGCAATAACCGTCAGACAGTCTTTGCCAGTGCATCTATACCACAGCACAACCGATTTATTCATGATTCTGTGCAGCAGAAATGGACAAAG AGAGACGTGGTACATATTCATGTCAGTGCAGTGGAGCCTATGCCATCTCGCCTATATCATAGATTTGTA ATATGTGATaccaaaagaaaattacataCCCTGTTATCCTTGATACAATCTGATGCACCTGAGTCTGGCATTATATTTGTTGCTGAGCAG TCTGAGAAGTCAAAAAAGGCTGGAAAGGCTCCATCAACATCCcttctgattgattttttgaaGACATCATACCAAGGTGATTTAGATATCCTCCTCCTTGAAgacaaaatgaatttcaattcacGAGCAGCTTCCCTGTTG GAGGTTAGAAAAGGAGGTGGCTATCTTCTTGTGGCAACAGATATAGCTGCTAGGGGATTTGACCTTCCAGAAATGTCTCACATTTACAATTTTGATCTACCAAGGACTGCCATAGATTATCTTCATCGAGCAGGGCGAACTTGTAGAAAACCCTTTTCTGACATCAATTGTACTGTTACCAGCATTATAGTTCCAGATGAGCGATTTGTTCTGCAGAGATATGAAAATGAGTTGATGTTTAACTGTGAAGAGCTTGTTCCATAA
- the LOC100786205 gene encoding DEAD-box ATP-dependent RNA helicase 58, chloroplastic isoform X2: MQVTKVARTLAAKPTGVDGEQKSCSIMALLDGGTLKRHKTWLKAEPPTIVVATVGSLCQMLERHFFSLETVRVLIVDEVDCIFNSSKQVSSLRKILTSYSSCNNRQTVFASASIPQHNRFIHDSVQQKWTKRDVVHIHVSAVEPMPSRLYHRFVICDTKRKLHTLLSLIQSDAPESGIIFVAEQSEKSKKAGKAPSTSLLIDFLKTSYQGDLDILLLEDKMNFNSRAASLLEVRKGGGYLLVATDIAARGFDLPEMSHIYNFDLPRTAIDYLHRAGRTCRKPFSDINCTVTSIIVPDERFVLQRYENELMFNCEELVP; encoded by the exons ATGCAA GTCACCAAGGTTGCTAGGACATTGGCTGCAAAGCCAACTGGAGTTGATGGGGAGCAGAAGTCATGTTCCATCATGGCTCTGCTAGATGGAGGAACACTGAAAAGACACAAGACTTGGTTAAAG GCAGAGCCTCCAACAATAGTGGTTGCAACAGTTGGGAGTTTATGCCAAATGCttgaaagacattttttttcacttgaaaCTGTGCGGGTGCTGATTGTTGATGAG GTTGACTGcattttcaattcttcaaaGCAAGTGAGTTCTCTTCGAAAGATTTTGACTTCATATTCATCTTGCAATAACCGTCAGACAGTCTTTGCCAGTGCATCTATACCACAGCACAACCGATTTATTCATGATTCTGTGCAGCAGAAATGGACAAAG AGAGACGTGGTACATATTCATGTCAGTGCAGTGGAGCCTATGCCATCTCGCCTATATCATAGATTTGTA ATATGTGATaccaaaagaaaattacataCCCTGTTATCCTTGATACAATCTGATGCACCTGAGTCTGGCATTATATTTGTTGCTGAGCAG TCTGAGAAGTCAAAAAAGGCTGGAAAGGCTCCATCAACATCCcttctgattgattttttgaaGACATCATACCAAGGTGATTTAGATATCCTCCTCCTTGAAgacaaaatgaatttcaattcacGAGCAGCTTCCCTGTTG GAGGTTAGAAAAGGAGGTGGCTATCTTCTTGTGGCAACAGATATAGCTGCTAGGGGATTTGACCTTCCAGAAATGTCTCACATTTACAATTTTGATCTACCAAGGACTGCCATAGATTATCTTCATCGAGCAGGGCGAACTTGTAGAAAACCCTTTTCTGACATCAATTGTACTGTTACCAGCATTATAGTTCCAGATGAGCGATTTGTTCTGCAGAGATATGAAAATGAGTTGATGTTTAACTGTGAAGAGCTTGTTCCATAA